The Flammeovirga pectinis genomic interval GGTGACTCAGGCGGCGGTGACGACTGGGGTGGCGGCGACGATTGGGGCGGCGGCGGCGGCTGGGGAGACTCAGGTGGCGGTGATGGCTGGGGAGGAGACTCTGGAGCCGGAGCTGGTGGAGCTGTTGCAGCATCATCTGATGAATTATATCCTGAGGATATTTATTTGATGGATGTTAAAGTTGATATCTTATTTGACCGTAGAAGAGGTAAATGGTTACATGATATTCAAGTAATATCTTTAGTATTACCTGCAGAAAATAATGGCGGTACTTTAGAGAGAGCTGTTGCTTCTTTCAGTTATAAGGAAGTTGTTGAAAACTTATTCAAAGAAAACAGAGATGCTCTTTGGTACAACGACAGAAACTTAGCTGAAAGTAAAAACTTATCAGATGCATTTGATCTTCTTTTATTCCAAGGTAAAATTACTAAGTACACAAATACACAAGATAAAGATATTGCTTTATTGTATGGTGATGCTAAAGGTGATATTGCTTTAATGAAAGGTTTAGAATACAAATATGATTTAGTTGAATACGAATCAGACTTATGGTCTAACTAGTATTTATCATAAATAAATTATAAAAGCAGTTTCAATTTGATTGGAACTGCTTTTTTGTATTTAAACCTATGGTCAACAAAAATATTTAGATACAAAAAGGCTTCATTTCTTAAAAAAATGAAGCCTTTTATATAAGAAATTCAGTAAAGAATTAATTATTTACCAGTTGAAACACGGTGGAAAGATTTAACTTCTAAACCAGGTTTAACGCTTGCTACGTAAGCTTTAACAGTTTGGCTAGACTCTTTCACGTATTCTTGGTTAAGAAGAGTGTTCTCTTTCAAGAATTTCTTCACATAACCTTCA includes:
- a CDS encoding gliding motility protein GldN, which translates into the protein MRNLRGLLLLAFVSFASMAYAQEIDESEWNKHSVRPVRNADIMFKRTVWYRVNLTDKMNQPFFAKNRWLPKLMIDAVKSSLLRPYENDSLKKRLTIDEFKERIKKPNLGGDSGGGDDWGGGDDWGGGGGWGDSGGGDGWGGDSGAGAGGAVAASSDELYPEDIYLMDVKVDILFDRRRGKWLHDIQVISLVLPAENNGGTLERAVASFSYKEVVENLFKENRDALWYNDRNLAESKNLSDAFDLLLFQGKITKYTNTQDKDIALLYGDAKGDIALMKGLEYKYDLVEYESDLWSN